In Rhodanobacter denitrificans, a single window of DNA contains:
- a CDS encoding DUF938 domain-containing protein, whose translation MEKPHSPACERNREPILGVLRAHFADRRRVLEIGSGSGQHAVHFAAALPQLNWQSSDRAEYLPSIRAWLDEAALPNTPPPLALDVGGAWPSGPFDAVFSANTLHIMAWPKLQQLFARLPAVTTGDAVLVIYGPFNEHGRYSSDSNAAFDQSLKARGAHMGIRDAEAVDALAAAAGFALVDDAAMPANNRCRVWRRVHG comes from the coding sequence GTGGAAAAACCGCACTCGCCCGCGTGCGAGCGCAACCGCGAACCGATCCTCGGCGTGCTGCGCGCGCATTTCGCCGACCGTCGGCGCGTGCTGGAGATCGGCAGCGGCAGCGGCCAGCACGCGGTGCACTTCGCCGCCGCGCTGCCGCAGCTGAACTGGCAAAGCTCCGATCGCGCGGAATACCTGCCCAGCATCCGCGCCTGGCTGGACGAGGCGGCGCTGCCGAACACACCGCCGCCGCTGGCACTGGACGTCGGCGGTGCCTGGCCGAGCGGCCCGTTCGACGCGGTGTTCAGCGCCAACACCCTGCACATCATGGCCTGGCCCAAGCTGCAGCAGCTGTTCGCGCGCCTGCCTGCGGTCACCACCGGCGATGCCGTGCTGGTGATCTACGGCCCGTTCAACGAGCACGGCCGCTACAGCAGCGACAGCAACGCCGCCTTCGACCAATCGCTGAAGGCCCGCGGCGCGCACATGGGCATCCGCGACGCCGAAGCCGTCGACGCGCTGGCCGCGGCGGCGGGCTTCGCGCTGGTCGACGACGCGGCGATGCCGGCCAACAACCGCTGCCGCGTGTGGCGCCGCGTGCACGGCTGA
- a CDS encoding YchJ family protein, whose product MKAIDTLTPCPCGNPAGYSQCCGPLHDGAPAASAEQLMRSRYSAYVLKREDYLLTSWHADTRPASLRLAAQQPPPTWLGLEVRRQQALDDDHATVEFVARYRLGGGRAQRQHETGRFVREGGRWYYHDGELKS is encoded by the coding sequence ATGAAGGCCATCGACACGTTGACCCCCTGTCCCTGCGGCAACCCGGCCGGTTACAGCCAGTGCTGCGGACCGCTGCACGACGGCGCACCCGCTGCCAGCGCCGAACAGCTGATGCGCTCGCGCTACAGCGCCTACGTGCTCAAGCGCGAGGACTACCTGCTGACCAGCTGGCATGCCGACACCCGCCCGGCCTCGCTGCGGCTGGCCGCGCAGCAACCGCCGCCGACCTGGCTGGGGCTGGAGGTGCGCCGCCAGCAGGCCCTCGACGACGACCACGCCACGGTGGAATTCGTTGCCCGCTACCGCCTCGGCGGCGGCCGCGCGCAGCGCCAGCACGAGACCGGCCGCTTCGTGCGCGAAGGCGGCCGCTGGTACTACCACGACGGCGAACTGAAGAGCTGA